TGATGATGCGCAGCTAAATTACACCACCACTGAAAAGGAGTTGTTAGCTGTGGTGTGGGCCTTTGAGAAATTTCGAGCATACTTGGTGGGAACAAAAGTCATAGTCCATACCGATCATGCAGCAATCAGGTATCTATTTACAAATAAGGAATCTAAGGCTAGATTGATGCATTGGGTTTTATTGTTGCAGGAATTTGATGTGGAAATACGAGATCGAAAGGGCACAAAGAACCAAGTAGTTGACCATCTATCAAGGCTAGAAAATCACAACCGCGGGGAGGAGGATGGCCAGATTAAAGAAGTATTTCCTGATCAGCAACTTCTGGCTATCACCCAAGACCCTCTCCCATGGTACGCGGACTATGTGAATTATCTGGTGAGCGGGGTACTTCCTCCTGAAATTGAATctgaagcaagaaagaggtttctacaTGAAGTGAACttctactattgggatgagccatatttGTACAAGCAGCCTGCTGACCAAATGATGAGGAGATGCATACCTGAAAAGGAGGTTGAACTAGTGTTGTATGATTGTCATGCATCACCCTATGGGGGCCATCATGGAGGCGATAGAACAGCTGCAAAGGTATTATAATCCGGTTTATTTTGGCCAACAttattcaaggatgcccatgcatTTGTTAAGAAGTGTGAACAGTATCAGAGAACAGGAACAATCACAAAGAGGCATGAGATGCCTTTGAATAACATCCTGGAGATCgagatttttgatgtgtggggaatagattttatgggaccattcccattgtCCAGAGGAAACAAATACATTTTGCTAGCAGTTGACTACgtgtcaaaatgggtagaggcgatcGTATTGCCAACGAATAATGCCATGGTGGTAGCCGCGTTTGTGAAAAAGAACATATTTTCGAGATTCGGGACTCCGCGTGCTTTGATTAGCGATGAAGGGACATACTTTTGCAATCGGTAGTTGAATAACCTTCTAGCTAAATATAGAGTCCGCCATAGAGTTGCGACAACATATCATCTTCAAacaagtggacaagttgaggtgtCTAATAGAGAAATAAAACAAATCTTAGAGAAGACGGTGAGTGTGAATAGAAAAGATTGGGCtgcaaagttagatgatgccttgTGAGCATATAGAACTGCATACAAAACGCCAATTGGGGCTTCATTGTATAGGctagtttatgggaaggcatgtcacttgcctgtcgaacttgaacacaaagcatattagGCCATTAAGAAGTTAAATATGGACCTTGAAACCGCGGGCGAGAAAAGACTCTTGCAGTTGAATGAGTTAGATGAGTTCAGGCTGCactcttatgaaaatgctaagctttacaaagaaaagacaaaaagatgGCATGACAAGCATATCAAACCGCGTCACTTCAAGCCAGGCCAACATGTATTATTATTCAATTCTAGACTAAAGCTATTTCCCGGGAAGTTAAAATCGATATGGTTAGGCCCGTTTGAGGTAGTGAGAGTCACTCCTAATGGTGCAATTGTGCTGCGAGCTTTGAATGGTGAAAGAACATTTTTGGTGAATGGACACAGAGTAAAGCATTATTGGGGAGGAATAATTGATCGTGAGAAGATCAAGGTTGTACTCGCTGATGAGTAAGCGAGATtctgcatcgtgccgcgacgttaaatcaggcgcttgttgggagaaaacccagctttactgctttttttatttttatttttatcttattattgttgtagtgtctgtttttgttttgtaggattataagcataggaggAAAAGCCATTGGAaaagtgcaaaagcgagctagattgtgagaactaagtgtgggttcaaacaaaggaccatgcctgggggaagtctgagtacccgtgagccgctattgcttcgtcCTTTGGCCTTttagggagtttcttgtccactctcattattgttttgctttatgtGTGCATTGGGGatactgcactcttttaagtgtggagCGAGAGAattctctagataattagtagtaggatgttagaaaaatattaatttttcatttttgttttcatagttgtgtagtattttaggAGCTATGAAAATtcgaaaaaaaaaacgaaaaaattaGAAAACTTTGACTTCTCCCGACGATAGATCGCATTTGACAGGtgtcttgagggatttaagtctaaggaaaaaggacaaaaagattttcttttgttaggtagtgtaataattcccttttggtttttctttgtgccacggttcttttacaagggttttgtttgaaccgggtgtaggtagtttaatttttttaggagtaggagccacTGTGAGATGAATGAAATTGgagcaatatctcttaactttgttaaaccttgagaatagtgagtactttggttgtgatgcttagactcagtttttgactcttgtataagtaccttaaattatatgatcttaactttgcttaactgctttgactagagtgtcttcatgagtccaatcctgagtgagttatgtgccatgtgtgtgtaaggtTTATGTTTTATTTTGTGCAGTGCATTTGatttctagaacttgccccgtgtatttgcaaagcgaaatagtagtgttgttcagtcttgaaagtgatataggcgtttctttgttgagccagatatatatagtttacccgcctaattattatgtatcgtagttaacccctttgagcctgtaatcctgtttctttggcaaccatattaCAAGTCTTATCCATTTGTTTGAAGTAACcgtctatttgaaccttttcacctctcgtgagcacttgaattattatgaactttgtaaaagttaaagtgtggggtggttggtttggcttttgagtgaaactaatgaaataaggagaaaggtgcactgttttgaaaaaaataaaagccacttgaattaagaaagaaagaaaggaaacaaATAGTTGAATTGCTGTGAAacaatattccttgatagtggtggctcttgatgtaattgtgcttaaagaagtatggagttaatatacattgatgtgaaggtggagttatggctTGACATTAGTGTGGGGTTTAAATGTTAAAGTGCTTATGGAGGTGTAGTCAcccttatatccaaatgtatcatacccgACCCGCACCCTACATTACaatcaattaaagtcctacttgatcctagactgaatgatctcgattagtagagtagtacactacgggcaagcctatggtgcatcttttgtggcatatgaatgttatttctgagagtgagtgaatttctTTCTATCccgagttcctaattgttcttaaatttcacTGTGTGTAGAattactctcttttgttgtgtgagggcacttgattcatgaaggaaaggtaatgttattgacctctatattagagtaagtgagtgagttgtgaataatgcatggtacttgcgagtcaaattttgaggtgaagatgttacacccttgtgtttagtctattttaaagatttttggtgtgatgagttatgagaattgtttaaaaaggtcgtgtctatataaagtgtagtttgattgctcgaggacaagcagCGTTTAAGTGTGGGATAGTGATATTGGCTATAGttccatatttttagtgcattacttaccttatattttggtgctttaatgctaaactatactatatttgtgcttaattgagtctattttatgtgtaggtatatTGAAAacgaaattgggagcaaagtaaaaattttatgtgtattttatacactacaagaatgaAGTATGATTGTTTAATTAGTAGGTATTTAATTACAAAGGAAGACAAAAGTGTAACCAatgcaaaagaagaaaaaaaaaaaagaaacaaggcaaggattttggaaaggaaaacaaaaagaaaCGTGAAATGCAAAAGTTAAGTTGAGCAACAGAAAGTTGAAACAAATCAGCAAAGAAGCAGCAGGCGTAGCGAGATGCAATTCTCGCGATAGAGCATGCGACGCAAGCTTTCTATCTCGCGTTTGACAGTGTGACGCGAGGCCTAAAGCGAGGAGGAGCTCGTTACAGATCTTGCAAGGCACAGTATACAGCGAGACGAGGCGTGCGTTTTGCCTCGCAAGGCGAGGCCCGTGGCGAGCGTGTTCTGGATTTTTAAAGTCCATTTCAtctcctatttggttttggacttggttattttaTTTAGGTCTcctccctacacatataaatagtgattaaacaccatttttggaggagttttgcgaccggaggcaagaacatcacgtgaacaacttttggaggagaaaatcatagaGTTCTTCATCCCTTTATTTTttccttgtaatttatttatgcaaaatacttggaaaattgTTAGCACGAACATAAGTGGCTAAAACCTATaattctggggttgtgatttagccatgaatattgttgttttacattgacttaaccttgattacaatttactaatatatggttgtttcttcaattttgtgattaattgcttaattgtctagccagcagttaggttctatttactatctatgctatgcttgggaaaaccatgtttagattagagaagaattgaagaaagcatgatcttaactcttagggggggcggatttgtggttaggataggaatatagcTAGTCActgtgcttaattaaatatcgtaatcttaatgcgttcttgatagattgatttcataggaatataggcattaatctattttgaataggcgagtagtacttcgggagaaggctatgagagcaattgttcgattaattagcaaccatgagtgaattgtatgaaagggagagttaactaaAACACAATAgaattggtgaatcgatcacaaccctggaatatttgtATCTACTAAATACACCACAATTATTTTActacttgataatttagttactacttagaattatagtttagtataatcacatttttgaactcgattttggcttgactgaataacaattttggtgattttagtggGTAGTTGATACAAGTCTCGGTGGattcgacactcgacttatcattttattacttgtacgaccacgtatattTGCAtttgcgtttgggagcaacatgCAGCTTGCAAATACTAATTGCGCTTGAATTAGTTGTACCAATTTTATTATTGTCATCATATAGTATTTGCATTAGTTCATCTAACAAGCGAAGCAACAAAAAGAACACGACAACTCTTCCAAGCTCTAGCTTAACTTCTTGAGAGGACTGTTTCAGTCTACAGTCATGTAAGGTTATAGCTTAATTTTCCATTATTAGGATGTTGTATATAAAGATTAGATTAATTAAATGCTCAACATTTTTGACTATTTTAATTTTACTACTTATTACACCTCTTTTACAGGAAAGGTATCTGGCAATATTACGGGAACAAACACAAACTCAATCTGATATTGATCAATGTAAAGCATATTACGAAGTCGCGGGAGgggaaaagaagagaagagtaTATGGTCTTGGATCTCAAGCAAAATGCTACTATGGGCCGAATCTTCGTGGCTCTTCTGGATCAGATGCTTCATCATCAATACCACATTCGAGTGCTCAATCAGAATCAATAGGGAACCTGGATGAGTTAGTGATGCGCTTGATTCCTGCACTAACACAGCACATAGTTCCTGTGCTAACTGATCACATGCTTCCAGTATTGACCGAGCGGGTGCGTGAAATGAATTCGTCACCCTCACATCAGCCTACTTCTACTGACCACCCATCAGATGTGGTACCAATAGTTCATGCTCTTACTACTGCTACTGTTCATGGGGTTCATCCATCAGCTTTAGATGATGACCTTAACCCCTAAGGCTCGTATTTAGAAGCTTTTTGGTTTGAACTTTATTGTTGGTGTTAGGGATAATTCGAACTTAACTGTATTAGCTATATTCATTTTGATATCATTTTGGACCTTGAAGTATGTTAATTTATATGAATTTAAGTTATTATTAAGGATATCTAATAATTTACATACAAAGTGCATGAGCAGAGAAAATTTAAAATGttaaataaaaaatatctaaAAGGGAAAAATATAACGACAGATTGCAATGGATATTTTtcgtaacaaaaataaatatataaaataacatTGCGACAGATTGCAACAGACGATTTTGGTCTCCAAATGCAAAGATGAAATGACTCAAAATATTAGCGACGGATTAGCGATCGACTTTCTGTCGCAAAAGTATACCAACGAAGAAATGCATTACCAATTTAGCGACACAATTTCCTAATATTGCGACGGAAATTCTGTCGCTAACTGTAGCAACGGATAGTGTTCGTTGCTAGAACGTCGCTAATATTGCAATGGATTCCATTTTTCCATCGCGAACAGCTTAGTAACAAGCAAATCAGCAACAGATGGTAATCCGTCGGTAATCTGTTGCTAATCCTGCTTAGCGACGAAAAAGGCTCTTTAGCGACGGATTTCGTCCGTCGTTAAATGCTGTTCTTTTTGTAGTGTTGGCAAAGC
The DNA window shown above is from Nicotiana tomentosiformis chromosome 8, ASM39032v3, whole genome shotgun sequence and carries:
- the LOC108946568 gene encoding uncharacterized protein — protein: MENYYFHPFKNKLFFVWAVEKGRDPTPSEIHLYVHIHGHDEKSFLDEKARIVHERYLAILREQTQTQSDIDQCKAYYEVAGGEKKRRVYGLGSQAKCYYGPNLRGSSGSDASSSIPHSSAQSESIGNLDELVMRLIPALTQHIVPVLTDHMLPVLTERVREMNSSPSHQPTSTDHPSDVVPIVHALTTATVHGVHPSALDDDLNP